The genomic segment GCCAGGCAACAACAATCATCCGCGGGCATCGGGCACGTTCGCCCGGACCGTCGGCTTGTACGTTCGCGAGCATCGCGTCATCTCGCTGATGGACGCCGTGGCGAAGATGTCCCTGATGCCGGCCCGGCGTCTCGAGCGGCAAGTCCCGGCGCTGCGGAAAAAAGGGCGGATCGCGCCTGGGATGGATGCGGATATCGTCATCTTCGACTACGGGAAAATCGGGGACCGGTCTACGGTCGAGCGGCCGGAGCTGCCCTCCGCAGGAATCCGCTACGTGCTGATCGGCGGCCGGATCGCGCTGGACGGCCAGGGACTGCACAAGAATGTGCGCGAGGGCGAGCCGATTCGAAGCGAATTTGTTCGCGTGCCGGCAAGGGGAGCGGGCGTAATCGAGCTGGCTTCGTCGTCGTCGCGGACTTCGGTGCCGGCGGTATCCTATCGCGGCAAGCCCTATGCTGACGTTCGCGTGCTGAAGTCGCTAGGCTACACGCTGAGCTGGGACGGGCGTTCGCATATGTTCGAGGCGGCTGCAAGCGACAGCCCGGACCGCGGCGGTATGGCGTTGGGCGGCGGTCAAGCCGTTCCGGCTGAAGGCGCCTCGTCCGCGGCCGCAGCCCGGACAGGGCCCGGTCCGGGCGAATTGATGCTGGAGCGCGGGCACCGGCTGGCTTGGCCGGGGGGAGAGGCCGAGCTGCTCTCGATCGGCAGCCGGGACTATGTGCCGCTGGCCGTGCTGAAGCGGCTGGGCATGGAGGTGCGCGAGAGCGGACAGCAGGCCTGGACCGCCGTCAGGCTGGAATAGCGCAGCGTCATGCGCATGCTTGGCCAGCCGCCTTCGCGGAGGCGGACGGCAACCGAAAAAGCTGCATCCGGCGACCGGCCCGGGGCAGCTTTTTGTTTTTCGGCGAAGGTCAAGAGCTGGGAAGGAAGCAATAATTGGCGGCCCGAAACCTTGCGCATGCCGCGTTAGACTAGCAAATGCCATTGTGGGAGCGGCGAGTTTATGTGCTATAATGTTGGATACAGCTTTAGCGCGATATTCGCATGCGGCAGCGGTCAGACAGGGATTTTTTCCGAGGAGGGACACGACTTGTCTTCAATCGATCAGAATCTGGATGTCGCCGGGAGAGCCCGGTCTATCGAATGGCTTAAGAGTGAGGTGCTGGACCAGGTATCCCGTCTGTTCAAGGCCATGTGGGAAGGCAGCACTGCGCGAATCACGGACAGTCTGTCCGGGCTCATCGCGAGCGCATACATCCTTGGCCGCCGGCTGGGCATTTCCTACCGCGACCTCGACAAGGCGGTCGAAGACAAGCTTAGCCGTCTGAAGCAGGAGGGACATCAGCTGGAGGATCAATACCGCGATCTCTCGGCACTGGAAGAACACATTCGCAAGAGGTGAAAACTCGTTGAACACGGCCTTGAAGTCGCTGGCCTGGAGTGCCGTGGCGCTGCTGATGCTGCTCAGCGTCGCTACCCCGTTGAGCGGTATAACGATATTTCTGTTGATGACGCCGATGGTCGTGCTCTATACGATGCTGCGACCCGTTTCGTTTGCCGTCCATATCGCCTGCGTCGCCGTTCTGGCCTTCCTCATCCTCGGCAGCTCCGGGGCGCTGGCGTTGACGTTCGGCTTTTTCTTTCTCGTGCCTTCGATCGTCATGGGGCATTTATACAAAAAGCGGGTCGCGGCAAAAACCGTCGTCACGGTGGGGTTCATCATCCTGCTCGCGCAGTTGGTGACCGAGCTCACGCTATTCTCGATTCAGTACGACATCGACTTCACTGCGCAGCTCGCATCCTTCCTGGACGAGCGCATCCAGGAGCTCCAGGCCAGCAACATGCTGACGGGAGACTGGACGGGCACGGCGCAGGCCTTCGGCGAGGCCGTCGTGCGTCTGCTGCCGATGCTGCTCATGCTGTGCTCGTTCCTGCTGGCGATCATCACGCACGGCATCTCGCGCAAGGTGCTCGCCTGGTCCGGCATCGTCGTGTCCGGGCTTACGCCGATGCGCAGCTGGATGCTGCCCAAGAGCACAGTGCTGCTGTACGTGATCGTATGGATCATTCAGTTCTCCATGCCGGCGGGCAGTTCCAACTTCTGGGCGGTGGCATCGGACAATGCCGTGCCCGTGCTGGACTTTTTGTTCCGCATCCAGGCGCTCGCGTTCTTCTTTTATCTGGCGCATCAGAAAAAGTGGTCGAATATCGTCCCTGTTCTGATCGCGATCCCGCTGTTTCTCATTCAACCGTTGTATTTGATCGGTCTGCTGGATACGGCGTTTCCGCTGCGCCGATATTTCGACAAGAAGTAGGGGAGCGAAGCCACTATGCCCAAATTTCTCGTTCAGCGGTGGCACGGCATGCACAATGTCTGGGCGCTCGCTCTCATCTTCCTGCTCACAGCCGCGCTTACATGGTTCTATTGGCCGCTGGGCATTATCGCCCTGGCGGCGGGAGGCGCCGTAGGCGTCTTCTCGCTGCTCGCCGAGCGGGCCTTTCGCAAGGAATGGAACGACTACGTGCTGACGCTGTCCTCCCGCATCCGGGGCGTCGGCACGGAGGTCGTCGGCGGATTGCCTTTCGGTATCATCCTTTATAACGAAGACCGCGAGGTCGAATGGCACAACGGCTTTATTTCTAAAATTGCGGATCGAACGTCCGCCGTCGGCACGCCGTTGCCAGAGCTGTTCCCAGGCATCCAGCAAGCCAAGGAAAAGGATAAGACGCTGGGCCGCTGGGAGACGACGCAGAACGGCCGCGTGTATGAGCTCTTGTTCCGTCCGACGGAGCGCATGCTGTTCGTCACGGACGTGACGGAGCACTGGACGCTCGCGAGGCGATACGAGGACGAGAAGCTCGCCATCGGCATCGTGATGATGGACAATCTCGAAGAGGTTGCCCAGGGTATGGACGAGCAGCAGCGGGCGCTCATGCTGTCCAAGGTGACCGGCGAGATCAACGAGTGGGCGCAGAAGTACGGATTGTTCTTGCGCCGGCTGTCGTCCGACAAGTACATGGTCATCGCGAACCAGGCGGCGCTTAAGCAGCTGGAGCAATCCAGGTTCGAGCTGCTCGACGAGGTGCGCGAGATTACGATGAACCTGAAGCTGCCGATGACGCTGTCGATCGGCTTCGCCTCGGGCGCGGACAATATCGCCGAGCTGGGCCAGCTGGCCCAGGGCAGCCTCGATATCGCGCTCGGCCGCGGGGGCGACCAGGCCGTGGTCAAATTCGGCCAGCGGCAGAGCTTCTACGGCGGCAAGAGCAACGCCGTAGAGAAGCGCACCCGCGTGCGCGCGCGCGTCATCTCGCATGCGTTGCGCGATCTCATGAAGGAGAGCGACCATATCATCATCATGGGCCATCGGATGCCCGATATGGACTCGATCGGCGCGGCCATCGGCGTGCTCAAGGCCGCGCAGCACGTCGGTAAGGAAGCCTTTATCGTACTCGAAGGCGTGAATCCTGCGATCCAGCGGATGATGCATATGCTCAAGGAAGACGAAAAGCTGATCCGCCGCTTCATCACGCCCGAGCAGGCGTCGCAGCTCACCGGCAAGCGCTCGCTGGCGGTCGTCGTCGACACGCACCGCGCGTCGATGGTCGCGGAGCCCAAGCTGCTCCAGCAGACGGATCGAATCGTCATCGTCGACCACCACAGGCGCAGCGAGGAGTTTATCGAGGACGCGGTGCTCGTCTACATGGAGCCTTATGCTTCCTCGACCTGCGAGCTGGTGACCGAGCTGCTCCAGTACATCCACGAGCGCGTCGTACTCGACGTGCGCGAGGCGACGGCGCTGCTCGCCGGCATTACGGTCGACACCAAGAGCTTCGCGATGCGAACGGGCTCGCGAACGTTCGAGGCGGCTTCGTTCCTCCGTCGCAACGGCGCCGATCCGGCGCTGATCCAAAAGATGCTCAAGGAAGATCTGGAAGAATACATCAAAAAAGCGGAGATCATCCGCAACGCGGAAACGTACTTCGACTATATCGCGATCGCGGTCGCCGATCCGGCGAAGCCGGTGCCGCAGCTCTTGATCGCGCAATCCGCCGATACGCTGCTCAATATGACGGGCATCAAGGCCTCGTTTGTTATCGCGCAGCGTCCGGACGGCACGATCGGCGTCAGCGCCAGATCGCTCGGGCAGATGAACGTGCAGGTGGTCATGGAGCGTCTGGGCGGCGGCGGCCATCTGACGAACGCGGCTTGCCAGGTGCAAGGCACTGTCCAGGAAGTCGCGGCCAAACTAAAGAAAGTGCTGAACGATATTAATGGGGAAGAGGGTCTTTTCGAATGAAAGTAATTTTCTTGCAGGATGTAAAGGGTCAAGGCAAGAAGGGTCAGGTCAAGGAAGTGTCTGAGGGCTATGCGCGCAATTTCCTGCTGCCCAAGGGTTATGTGCAGATCGCAACCGACGGCGCCAAGAAGACGCTCGATCAGATCCAGGCTTCCGTCGATAAGAAGAAGGCCCAGGAGAAGGAAGACGCGAAGGCGCTCGCGGTCAAGCTCGGCGAGATGACCGTCGTCATCAAGGCGAAGGCCGGCGAAGGCGGACGCCTGTTCGGCGCCATCACGAGCAAGCAAATCGCAGAAGCGCTGGAGAAGCAGAAGATCACGATCGACAAGCGCAAGATCGAGCTGGACGAACCGATCCGCACGCTCGGCGTCACCCAGGTGCCGCTCAAGCTGTACCCGGACGTCAAGGGTATGCTGAACGTGCAGGTCACGGAGGAGTGACGGCATGAGCGAACGGGGCGATCAACTGACGTTCGATCGCGTACCGCCCCAGAACCTCGAAGCGGAGCAGGCGGTACTCGGCGCGATTCTTCTCGAGTCCGAGGCGCTCATCACGGCGATGGAGCGGTTGAACACCGAGGACTTCTACAGCGTCGCGCATCAGCGGATTTTCGAGGCGATGGTCGACCTGAACGAAGACAATCAGCCGATGGACCTTATCACGATCACGGCGACCTTGCGCGACCGCGGCCAGCTGGAGGAAGTCGGCAGCGTCTCGTATCTGGCCAAGCTGGCGAGCGCCGTGCCGACTGCGGCCAACGTCGACTACTACGCGCAGATCGTCGAGGAGAAGGCGATGCTGCGCCGGCTCATCCGCACAGCGACGCAGATCGTCTCGAGCGGCTACGCTTCCGAGGACGACGTCGGCGCGCTGCTGAACGACGCCGAGGCGCGCATCATGGAGCTGTCCAATCGCCGAGCGGCGCACGGCTTTATAAGCATTCGCGACGTGCTCATGGACGTATTCGAGCGAGTCGAATTCCTGTTCAACCACAAGGGCGGCACCACGGGCATCCCGAGCGGATTCATCGATCTAGACAAGATGACGTCCGGCTTTCAGCGCAACGACCTGATCATCGTGGCCGCCCGTCCGTCGGTCGGCAAGACCGCCTTCGCGCTCAACATCGCCCAGAACGTAGCGGTGCGCGCGCAGGAGACGGTCGCGATCTTCAGTCTTGAAATGTCGGCCGCCCAGCTCGTCCAGCGGATGATCTGCGCCGAGTCCAATGTGGATGCGGGACGGATGCGGACCGGCTTCCTCGAAGGCGACGACTGGGAAAAGCTCTCGATGGCAATCGGCTCGTTGTCCGAGGCGCAAGTGTATATCGACGATACGCCGGGCATTACCGTAGCGGAGCTGCGGGCCAAGTGCCGGCGTCTTAAGAAGGAGAAGGGGCTCGGCATGATCCTGATCGACTATCTGCAGCTGATCCAGGGCCGCGGCAAAGCCGGGGAGAACCGGCAGCAGGAGGTCTCCGAGATCTCGCGTACGCTCAAGCAGATCGCGCGTGAGCTCGAGGTGCCGGTCATCGCGCTGTCCCAGCTGTCGCGGGGCGTCGAGCAGCGGCAGGACAAGCGTCCGATGATGTCCGACCTTCGGGAATCCGGATCGATCGAGCAGGATGCCGACATCGTGGCATTCCTGTACCGGGATGATTACTACAATCACGATACCGAGAAAAAGAACATCATCGAGATCATCATCGCCAAACAGCGTAACGGACCCGTGGGCACCGTAGAGCTCGTGTTCCTGAAGAACTTCAACAAGTTCGTCAGTCTGGACCGGGCGCACGGGGAAGCGATGGTCGGCAGCGCTTCCTGATGACGAAAATCCGAACATTTCCGAACGATCAAGAGGCCCCTCTCTAGATCGTTCGGTTTTTTTATTTGACTTGAACGCTTTAGCTTGCTAAACTAGACAATGCCGCGATAGCGGCCATTTGCCGTCCATCGGGGGAGAGGACTCTTCCCGGTGCGTTGTCGCGTGCGCTCGAAGTCGGCGCCCTCGACATCCTCGCATCCGTGCGGGCGGCATTAATCATGCCGGCTGGCCAAGCGCCAAGAGGCCGGATGGAGGGATTGCATTGTCTACAGTAGTTGTTGTAGGAACGCAGTGGGGAGACGAAGGCAAAGGCAAGATTACGGACTTCCTGGCGGAAAAGGCAGACGTCGTCGCCCGCTATCAGGGGGGCAACAATGCCGGACATACGATCCTCATTCAAAACAAAAAGTATAAGCTGACCATGATTCCTTCGGGCATTTTTAACGAAAACAAAGTATGCGTCATCGGCAACGGCATGGTTATCAACCCGGCCGCGCTGGTAGAAGAACTCCAATATATCCGCGATAACGGGTTCAGCACGGATAATCTGCGCATCAGCGATCGCGCGCATGTCATCATGCCGTACCACCTCGTGCTCGACGGACTCGAGGAAGACCGCAAGGCCGACAACAAGATCGGCACGACGCGCAAGGGCATCGGCCCTTGCTACATGGACAAGGCGGCTCGCAACGGCATTCGAATCGCCGACCTGATGGATGCCGAAGAGTTCACGGCTAAGACGCGCCGTCTCGTGGAAGAAAAGAACCAAGTTATCGAGCAAATGTACGGCGGAGACAAGCTGGACGCCGATGAGATCATCTCTACGTATCTGAAGCTCGCCGAAGAGCTGCGCCCGCTCGTGACCGACACGTCCGTCGTTCTGAACGACGCCATCGATTCCGGTCAGAAGGTGCTGTTCGAAGGCGCCCAAGGCGTCATGCTCGACATCGACCAAGGCACGTATCCGTTCGTAACGAGCTCGAATCCGTCAGCGGGCGGCGTCTGCATCGGTTCGGGTGTCGGTCCGTCCAAGATTCAGCAAGTCATCGGCGTGGCCAAGGCTTATACGACGCGCGTCGGCGACGGTCCGTTCCCGACCGAGCTGCATGATGATCTCGGCAACTGGATCCGCGACAAGGGCCACGAGTACGGCACCGTCACGGGCCGTCCGCGCCGCGTCGGCTGGTTCGACAGCGTCGTCGTCCGTCACGCCCGCCGCGTGAGCGGCATCACGGGCCTGTCGCTCAACTCGCTCGACGTGCTGAGCGGCCTTGAGACGGTGAAGATCTGCACCGCCTACAACTACCGCGGTCAGCTCATCGAGCACTATCCGGCCAACCTTAAGATGCTCGCCGAGTGCGAAGCCGTCTACGAGGAGCTCCCGGGCTGGAGCGAAGACATTACCGGCGCCAAGACGCTGGACGATCTGCCGGAGAATACCCGCCGCTACGTGCAGCGCGTCTCCGAGCTGACAGGCATCCCGATCGCGATCTTCTCCGTCGGCCGCAATCGCGAGCAGACGAATCAGGTTGTGGCGATCTACGGATAATCGGAAGCCAACGCATCCTGCAGAACCTCATATTTTCAAGCTCTCTTGCCCTCCTCACGGATCGGCGAGAGAGCTTTTTGTTTTCAGGAAAAACGTTTGCATGTATAATTCTGCGAATGTATAATGTGTACTAGTTAAGGTGGTACACTTGATGCGACAGGCATAAAGGGTTGTGCATGAAAGGCAGTGCACGAAAGGCAGCACACGAAAGGCAGCACACGAAAGGCAGCACACGAAAGGTAGCCACGAAAGTTAATGCACGAATGGTAGTACACGTCATGGTAGTAGACGTCATGGTAGTAGACGTCATGGTAGTAGACGTCATGGTAGTACACGTCATGGTAGTAGTCGTAAAAGGAGTTGACCCGCTTGCCCAATGATACGCATCGATGAGAGAAGTGCGACGCCCATCTACGAGCAGATTGTACAGAGCTTCAAAGCGTTGATTGCCAAGGGCGCGCTGGCGGAAGGCGATCGGATTCCCTCGGTACGGGAGCTGTCGGCAACGCTGCTCGTCAATCACAACACGGTGGCCAAGTCTTATCAAGAGCTCGAGCGCCAAGGCGTCATCGTATCGCTCCGCGGCAAAGGCGCTTTCGTGGCAAAGGCTGCCGAGGAGCCCGGGATGGAGCGGGAACGGCTGCTGCGACTGCGCGCCGAGCTGCGTCGCATCGCGGTCGAGGCACATCATCTCGGTGTCGGAAGCGACCGGCTGCAGGCATGGCTAATGGAAGACATGCGAGAATATGGGGGGGATCGAGATGCTGGAGGCGAGCCATCTACGCAAGAAGATTGACGGCAAACCGGTGCTGACAAACGTAAGCTTCGAGCTCGGGGAGGGCCGGGTGGCCGGCTTGATCGGACGAAACGGTGCGGGTAAAACGACGCTTCTCAAGGTGATGTCCGGCATTCTCGATCCCGATGGCGGCGAGGTGCTGTTCGAAGGCCGGTCCGTCCACCAGGAGCCGGAGGTCAAGCGCGAGATGGCGTTTATACCGGATACCCCGGAGGCGTGGTACGGCTATACGGGCTGGGGCGCCGCTTATATGTTCGGACAGATCTATCCGCGTTTCGATCACGCCTACTTCAAAGATACGATGAACCGGTTCGGTCTACCGCTCGACCGCAACATCCGCCGCTTCTCCAAAGGCATGCGAATGATGTTCAGCACGGCGCTGGGCTTGTCTACGCGCGCGAAGCTCGTGCTGCTGGACGAGCCGACCAACGGCATCGATCCGATCGCCAAAAAGCAGGTGCTCACCCTGCTGATGGAGGCGGCAGCGGACGGCATGTCGCTCATCGTCTCGTCGCATCTGCTGGAGGAGCTGGAGCGGATGACCGACAAGATTCTGCTTATGAGGTCGGGCAGCGTGGAGACGCATGACTCGGAGGGTGCCGCCGAAGGCATCGTTACGAAGCTGCAGGTCGTCTTTCAAGGCGAAGCGCCCGAAGCATGGCTGTCCTCCCCCGACGTGCGGGTACTCGACCATATCGGCCGCGTCTATACGCTATTGTTGAACGGCGCTCCCGGAAGTGCGGCAGTCGCCGAGCTTAAGGGAATGATGCCGTTGCTTATGGAGCCATTGCCCGTCCGGCTGGAGGATCTGTACGTGTGGAAGCTCGGAGGTGAGCTGGATGAGGGATAATGCCATTGCCTGGTTAAAGGGGATGCGTCCGCTCTTCGGCAGAGAATATGCGCAAGCGCGACTGTTTATTTTTGCGGTGCCGATCGTGCACTTCCTCACACTGGGATTGCCGAGAATGAACCGGTGGTTATGGGGCGGCTGGACGCGGGAATCCGTGAAGGCATATATGTTTAATTCCGCAGGCAATACATTCCATAGAATTTATGAAAGCGGCGTACACGAAATTGCCGGACGATATTGGCTGCTGCTGGCGGCTTTCGTGCTGGCGCTCGTCCAACTCGGCGTCGAGCGGCGAAACGGCTCGCAGGAGCTGTTATTTTCGTTGCCGTATACGCGAAGACAGATCTTTTTTGCCAAGTGGCTGCTCGGCGCTGCGTTGTTTGGAGGCTCGCTTCTGCTGAATACGGTAATTGACGCTATCGTGGTCGCAATCTCGTCCGCATCGGACTATTTGCGCATCGACTATTTCGTCGTTCAATTCGGCTATTCCTTGCTTGTCGTCCTGGCGGGGTATTCCTGCGCGCTCCTCATCGGAACGTTGACAGGCAGTGTCGCTTCCCAGACGATCCTGACTTGGGTGCTGGTCGCTCTTCCGATCGTGTTTGTCGAACTGCTCGATTTCTCGTTGCAGGCGCACGGCATCTACATGCCGCGGCAAGGTGTGTACGACGCCTACTCGTCGGTCAATGGGGGAGATCTTCTGCGGGCATGGTTCAACTTTTTCAATTATGCGTCCGCGCAGTACTCGGATATATCGTGGACCCATGCGCTGTCTTTGCTGGCAATCATCATCTTGAGCTTTGCAGGGGGCGTTCTCGCCTACAGTCGCAATCCGACGGAGAACAACGGCAAGCTGATGATCTTTAAAAGCGGCGAGACGGTACTGCGGTGGGGTTTCGTCCTCTGCGCGTCCATGGTAACGGGTTTGCTCGGCACAGAACTGTTCAGGCTTAACGCGGGCGATCGGCTCGGTTACGATATTGGTTTTGTGCTTGGCTGCGTGCTGAGCACACTTGGCATGCGCAAGCTGCTGCGCATGCGATTCAAATACTAGGCAGGCGCACGCAGTTATAGGGCTCAATAGCCGGTTTGCGCCGTTTGAAGGATATCCCCTTCGGTCAGGAAACGGGTCTCCGTTGCCGATCGAGGGGGAATTTTGCGTATGCGGGGTTTCGTCGATCCATGCAGTTGCCAGATTTAATTAGCCGGATTCCTGAACGAAGGGGATACCGTTAAAATGTGCAGAAAGGCACGTTCCTGACCGAAAGGGATAACGTTAAAACGCGGCGCACCGCCATCATTATTTGCCCCGGACGGAATGCCGCTCCCCCTGGTTGCCCATACTGATGCTATGAAACTTCATAGATTTG from the Cohnella hashimotonis genome contains:
- a CDS encoding MazG-like family protein, producing the protein MDQNLDVAGRARSIEWLKSEVLDQVSRLFKAMWEGSTARITDSLSGLIASAYILGRRLGISYRDLDKAVEDKLSRLKQEGHQLEDQYRDLSALEEHIRKR
- a CDS encoding DUF2232 domain-containing protein; the encoded protein is MNTALKSLAWSAVALLMLLSVATPLSGITIFLLMTPMVVLYTMLRPVSFAVHIACVAVLAFLILGSSGALALTFGFFFLVPSIVMGHLYKKRVAAKTVVTVGFIILLAQLVTELTLFSIQYDIDFTAQLASFLDERIQELQASNMLTGDWTGTAQAFGEAVVRLLPMLLMLCSFLLAIITHGISRKVLAWSGIVVSGLTPMRSWMLPKSTVLLYVIVWIIQFSMPAGSSNFWAVASDNAVPVLDFLFRIQALAFFFYLAHQKKWSNIVPVLIAIPLFLIQPLYLIGLLDTAFPLRRYFDKK
- a CDS encoding DHH family phosphoesterase, with translation MPKFLVQRWHGMHNVWALALIFLLTAALTWFYWPLGIIALAAGGAVGVFSLLAERAFRKEWNDYVLTLSSRIRGVGTEVVGGLPFGIILYNEDREVEWHNGFISKIADRTSAVGTPLPELFPGIQQAKEKDKTLGRWETTQNGRVYELLFRPTERMLFVTDVTEHWTLARRYEDEKLAIGIVMMDNLEEVAQGMDEQQRALMLSKVTGEINEWAQKYGLFLRRLSSDKYMVIANQAALKQLEQSRFELLDEVREITMNLKLPMTLSIGFASGADNIAELGQLAQGSLDIALGRGGDQAVVKFGQRQSFYGGKSNAVEKRTRVRARVISHALRDLMKESDHIIIMGHRMPDMDSIGAAIGVLKAAQHVGKEAFIVLEGVNPAIQRMMHMLKEDEKLIRRFITPEQASQLTGKRSLAVVVDTHRASMVAEPKLLQQTDRIVIVDHHRRSEEFIEDAVLVYMEPYASSTCELVTELLQYIHERVVLDVREATALLAGITVDTKSFAMRTGSRTFEAASFLRRNGADPALIQKMLKEDLEEYIKKAEIIRNAETYFDYIAIAVADPAKPVPQLLIAQSADTLLNMTGIKASFVIAQRPDGTIGVSARSLGQMNVQVVMERLGGGGHLTNAACQVQGTVQEVAAKLKKVLNDINGEEGLFE
- the rplI gene encoding 50S ribosomal protein L9; the encoded protein is MKVIFLQDVKGQGKKGQVKEVSEGYARNFLLPKGYVQIATDGAKKTLDQIQASVDKKKAQEKEDAKALAVKLGEMTVVIKAKAGEGGRLFGAITSKQIAEALEKQKITIDKRKIELDEPIRTLGVTQVPLKLYPDVKGMLNVQVTEE
- the dnaB gene encoding replicative DNA helicase yields the protein MSERGDQLTFDRVPPQNLEAEQAVLGAILLESEALITAMERLNTEDFYSVAHQRIFEAMVDLNEDNQPMDLITITATLRDRGQLEEVGSVSYLAKLASAVPTAANVDYYAQIVEEKAMLRRLIRTATQIVSSGYASEDDVGALLNDAEARIMELSNRRAAHGFISIRDVLMDVFERVEFLFNHKGGTTGIPSGFIDLDKMTSGFQRNDLIIVAARPSVGKTAFALNIAQNVAVRAQETVAIFSLEMSAAQLVQRMICAESNVDAGRMRTGFLEGDDWEKLSMAIGSLSEAQVYIDDTPGITVAELRAKCRRLKKEKGLGMILIDYLQLIQGRGKAGENRQQEVSEISRTLKQIARELEVPVIALSQLSRGVEQRQDKRPMMSDLRESGSIEQDADIVAFLYRDDYYNHDTEKKNIIEIIIAKQRNGPVGTVELVFLKNFNKFVSLDRAHGEAMVGSAS
- a CDS encoding adenylosuccinate synthase, with the protein product MSTVVVVGTQWGDEGKGKITDFLAEKADVVARYQGGNNAGHTILIQNKKYKLTMIPSGIFNENKVCVIGNGMVINPAALVEELQYIRDNGFSTDNLRISDRAHVIMPYHLVLDGLEEDRKADNKIGTTRKGIGPCYMDKAARNGIRIADLMDAEEFTAKTRRLVEEKNQVIEQMYGGDKLDADEIISTYLKLAEELRPLVTDTSVVLNDAIDSGQKVLFEGAQGVMLDIDQGTYPFVTSSNPSAGGVCIGSGVGPSKIQQVIGVAKAYTTRVGDGPFPTELHDDLGNWIRDKGHEYGTVTGRPRRVGWFDSVVVRHARRVSGITGLSLNSLDVLSGLETVKICTAYNYRGQLIEHYPANLKMLAECEAVYEELPGWSEDITGAKTLDDLPENTRRYVQRVSELTGIPIAIFSVGRNREQTNQVVAIYG
- a CDS encoding GntR family transcriptional regulator; this translates as MIRIDERSATPIYEQIVQSFKALIAKGALAEGDRIPSVRELSATLLVNHNTVAKSYQELERQGVIVSLRGKGAFVAKAAEEPGMERERLLRLRAELRRIAVEAHHLGVGSDRLQAWLMEDMREYGGDRDAGGEPSTQED
- a CDS encoding ABC transporter ATP-binding protein, with product MLEASHLRKKIDGKPVLTNVSFELGEGRVAGLIGRNGAGKTTLLKVMSGILDPDGGEVLFEGRSVHQEPEVKREMAFIPDTPEAWYGYTGWGAAYMFGQIYPRFDHAYFKDTMNRFGLPLDRNIRRFSKGMRMMFSTALGLSTRAKLVLLDEPTNGIDPIAKKQVLTLLMEAAADGMSLIVSSHLLEELERMTDKILLMRSGSVETHDSEGAAEGIVTKLQVVFQGEAPEAWLSSPDVRVLDHIGRVYTLLLNGAPGSAAVAELKGMMPLLMEPLPVRLEDLYVWKLGGELDEG
- a CDS encoding ABC transporter permease subunit — its product is MRDNAIAWLKGMRPLFGREYAQARLFIFAVPIVHFLTLGLPRMNRWLWGGWTRESVKAYMFNSAGNTFHRIYESGVHEIAGRYWLLLAAFVLALVQLGVERRNGSQELLFSLPYTRRQIFFAKWLLGAALFGGSLLLNTVIDAIVVAISSASDYLRIDYFVVQFGYSLLVVLAGYSCALLIGTLTGSVASQTILTWVLVALPIVFVELLDFSLQAHGIYMPRQGVYDAYSSVNGGDLLRAWFNFFNYASAQYSDISWTHALSLLAIIILSFAGGVLAYSRNPTENNGKLMIFKSGETVLRWGFVLCASMVTGLLGTELFRLNAGDRLGYDIGFVLGCVLSTLGMRKLLRMRFKY